One Mesotoga sp. Brook.08.105.5.1 genomic region harbors:
- a CDS encoding Cof-type HAD-IIB family hydrolase — translation MIRLIVIDLDGTLLDSEKKIPLENEYAIRRALDMGVAVSISTGRSYVSGHKYAEQLGIDVPISYQNGALVTYGHGENTEVISKSLLEADKARFLFKKALEKSLNALVFFDFFRLPDISTTKPSDSPYRGYYSNNRYRMMFEDNPLMRIKDEGIPEIALEGKEDRIQELLNESNSHLENVTVIKNDNVEEHAFYEFFGPGVGKENGLIHILEYLGLSWRSVAYIGDNFNDVEILKKAELPVVMANGPDEVKRYAKLVTERDNDNGGVAEAIERILATRGER, via the coding sequence ATGATTCGGCTCATTGTGATTGATCTGGATGGTACTCTCCTCGACAGCGAGAAGAAGATCCCACTTGAAAACGAGTATGCGATAAGACGAGCTCTGGATATGGGTGTAGCAGTCTCCATATCCACCGGAAGAAGCTATGTTTCGGGCCACAAATACGCCGAGCAACTTGGCATAGACGTACCCATTTCTTATCAGAATGGCGCTCTAGTGACGTACGGTCACGGAGAGAATACTGAAGTAATTTCAAAATCACTTCTTGAAGCGGACAAAGCAAGATTCCTGTTCAAAAAGGCTTTGGAGAAATCCCTTAACGCTCTTGTCTTCTTCGATTTCTTCAGACTTCCGGATATTTCCACCACCAAACCTTCAGATTCTCCATACAGAGGATACTACAGTAACAACAGATATAGGATGATGTTTGAAGATAATCCGCTAATGCGGATCAAGGATGAAGGTATTCCTGAAATCGCTCTTGAAGGCAAAGAAGACAGAATTCAGGAGCTTCTCAATGAATCGAATTCTCACCTCGAGAACGTAACCGTTATCAAGAACGACAATGTTGAAGAGCACGCCTTCTACGAGTTTTTCGGACCAGGTGTGGGAAAGGAAAATGGCCTGATACATATACTGGAATATCTTGGGCTGAGCTGGAGAAGCGTCGCATATATTGGCGACAATTTCAATGATGTTGAGATACTGAAGAAGGCCGAATTACCCGTGGTAATGGCAAATGGACCGGACGAGGTGAAGCGGTACGCAAAACTGGTGACTGAAAGAGATAACGATAACGGTGGTGTGGCAGAGGCAATAGAGAGAATCCTGGCAACCAGGGGTGAGCGATAG
- the lnt gene encoding apolipoprotein N-acyltransferase: MALVLLSAVLTALSMPGMLWGYLIWVALIPFFISMKEVTPLKGALKAFVWGFVYLLITHYWELPVLTVNVPEVLNSFPNFIGIVVYFLMGVVIAVPFLAFGFIYGLYQRFFERYPVLLSLFAASFFTVTEHLREIGPLGFTNGRLSDALLNEQLGIAQLLAVGGPLLLVFIIVFVNHYLSHLFMERTRDRALLIVISVAFVALANAAMSSFVPIPHSSDKYESTLYALQTNISMHMKYYQPPDETLRVVSRALREIPEGSVVILPEATFMSDIRSNSTGSQLQQIASERNLRILVGFPTYNDNNYNQVRFVDGEGFSDEFYAKVQLTPFVEFLPWPRVFGLFSFLKFLDYFDPGQQFTIFSVDEHRIGAQICFDSLYSNVSRNLTRNGATVIVIATNDGWFNISTALQQHLSKSIARAIENRRYVIQVSNTGISAVIDPYGRIVKRLPTSKELTAEYVVGEFQYLPRVTTTLYTRFGNWFFWFSLLLGIALIILGGVVL; the protein is encoded by the coding sequence GTGGCCTTAGTTCTCCTTTCAGCAGTCCTTACTGCGCTTTCGATGCCCGGCATGCTTTGGGGTTACTTGATTTGGGTTGCACTTATCCCGTTCTTCATCTCCATGAAGGAAGTAACTCCGCTGAAGGGAGCTTTGAAGGCCTTTGTCTGGGGTTTCGTCTATCTGCTCATAACCCACTACTGGGAACTACCTGTCCTAACCGTGAATGTTCCGGAAGTCTTGAACTCATTCCCGAACTTCATCGGAATAGTAGTATATTTCCTGATGGGTGTAGTAATCGCAGTTCCCTTCCTTGCTTTCGGTTTCATCTACGGGTTGTATCAAAGGTTCTTCGAAAGGTATCCTGTACTTCTCAGCCTATTTGCCGCATCGTTTTTCACAGTCACAGAGCATCTCAGGGAGATAGGCCCACTCGGATTCACGAACGGAAGGCTATCTGACGCTCTTCTAAACGAACAGCTGGGAATAGCTCAGCTTCTTGCGGTTGGTGGACCGCTACTCCTTGTCTTCATAATAGTCTTTGTCAACCACTACTTGTCTCATCTCTTCATGGAACGCACAAGAGACAGAGCCTTATTGATTGTCATTTCTGTCGCTTTCGTGGCTCTTGCGAATGCCGCGATGAGTAGTTTTGTGCCTATTCCGCATTCTTCCGATAAATATGAAAGCACACTTTACGCGCTTCAAACAAATATCTCCATGCACATGAAGTATTACCAGCCTCCCGACGAGACCTTGAGAGTGGTCTCGAGAGCGCTGAGAGAAATTCCCGAAGGTTCCGTAGTAATCTTGCCGGAAGCAACTTTCATGAGCGATATAAGAAGTAATTCAACCGGCTCGCAGCTTCAACAGATTGCAAGCGAACGCAACTTAAGGATTTTGGTGGGATTTCCCACATACAACGATAACAACTACAATCAGGTTAGGTTTGTAGATGGAGAGGGCTTCTCAGATGAATTCTACGCTAAAGTCCAGCTCACTCCCTTTGTTGAGTTTCTCCCATGGCCAAGAGTATTTGGACTCTTCAGTTTTCTCAAGTTCCTCGACTACTTCGATCCAGGCCAACAATTCACAATCTTTTCCGTAGATGAGCACAGGATAGGAGCACAAATCTGTTTCGACTCTCTATACAGCAATGTCTCGCGAAATCTCACTCGCAACGGTGCAACAGTGATCGTCATTGCCACAAACGACGGTTGGTTCAATATATCGACGGCTCTTCAACAACATCTATCAAAAAGCATCGCCAGAGCAATAGAAAACAGAAGATATGTGATTCAGGTATCCAACACCGGGATTTCAGCGGTAATCGATCCCTATGGCAGGATTGTAAAGCGACTGCCCACTTCGAAGGAACTGACGGCCGAGTATGTTGTTGGCGAATTCCAGTATCTTCCGAGGGTAACGACCACCCTATATACTAGGTTTGGGAACTGGTTCTTCTGGTTCTCTCTTCTTCTAGGAATAGCTTTAATAATACTTGGAGGTGTTGTTCTTTGA
- a CDS encoding CoA-binding protein: protein MNYRERAKKILETLNRVIVVGFSKNPEKAANYVPTYLIEKGYRVIPVNPSMEEYSGLKVYPDLESVVADGIELEVVDIFRPSEEAESVALKAIELGAKAVWLQKGITSEKAAKAAAEKGVLYVEDLCMFEEHRRISL, encoded by the coding sequence TTGAATTACCGTGAGAGAGCAAAAAAAATCCTCGAGACCCTCAACAGAGTTATTGTTGTGGGTTTCTCAAAGAATCCGGAAAAGGCGGCTAACTACGTTCCTACATATCTTATTGAAAAGGGGTATCGCGTGATACCTGTTAATCCGAGCATGGAAGAATACAGCGGCCTAAAAGTATACCCGGATCTTGAATCAGTCGTGGCCGACGGAATAGAGCTTGAAGTAGTTGACATCTTTAGACCCTCTGAGGAGGCGGAATCAGTCGCCTTGAAGGCCATAGAGCTGGGAGCAAAGGCTGTTTGGCTGCAGAAGGGTATAACGAGTGAAAAGGCTGCAAAGGCTGCCGCAGAAAAGGGAGTTCTTTACGTAGAAGACCTGTGCATGTTCGAGGAACATAGGAGAATATCGCTGTGA
- a CDS encoding inositol monophosphatase family protein, whose protein sequence is MDNLLLNTFSRKIRAYLPELWRKVSKEEFSVERKSGYKDIVTSVDLEIEENLKSFLHNLFPDAAYLGEESGPDVRSSTMWIVDPVDGTTNFSKSNPHYSTQIALYTENRVVLAVTYDHNRKETFHAIEGQGAYLNNKRIWVSKTKELREATSHVGLQYSSETSFERITRRINRAIKICRGVRITGSACLDFAYVAAGRADIFWEEKLKAWDVASGVLLVKEAGGFVGSCLKEPLDLLDPNVLVANNSPELVEEFRERVLYD, encoded by the coding sequence GTGGATAATCTGCTTCTCAATACCTTCAGCAGGAAAATCAGAGCTTATCTTCCTGAACTATGGAGGAAGGTCTCGAAGGAAGAGTTTTCGGTTGAACGAAAGTCCGGGTACAAGGACATTGTTACCTCGGTTGATCTCGAGATAGAAGAAAATCTCAAGTCGTTTCTTCACAATCTCTTCCCGGATGCTGCGTATCTCGGAGAAGAGTCGGGACCAGATGTTAGATCCTCAACAATGTGGATAGTTGATCCTGTGGACGGCACGACAAACTTCTCGAAGTCAAATCCTCACTATTCGACACAGATTGCTCTGTACACAGAAAATCGTGTCGTATTGGCAGTTACCTATGATCACAACCGGAAGGAGACATTCCATGCAATTGAGGGTCAGGGTGCCTACTTAAACAATAAACGGATTTGGGTTAGCAAAACAAAAGAGCTTCGAGAAGCTACAAGTCATGTTGGCCTTCAGTACTCATCCGAGACGTCTTTTGAGAGAATTACGAGGAGAATTAATCGAGCGATAAAGATATGTAGAGGCGTTCGTATAACGGGAAGCGCGTGTCTTGACTTTGCCTACGTTGCAGCCGGCAGAGCAGATATATTCTGGGAAGAGAAACTCAAGGCATGGGATGTTGCCAGCGGAGTCCTGCTGGTGAAGGAAGCCGGTGGCTTCGTTGGAAGCTGTCTTAAGGAACCTCTTGACCTTCTAGATCCCAATGTTCTCGTTGCCAACAACTCTCCGGAGCTGGTTGAAGAGTTCAGGGAGAGAGTCTTGTATGATTAA
- the pheT gene encoding phenylalanine--tRNA ligase subunit beta, whose amino-acid sequence MRLYLEWLGDFIDISDKSPEELGNSLSLSGTEVAGVEYPWSYVEGALVGRIVSTGIHPESERLQITEIDIGARKITVVTADLTVKKGETVAVLPEGSSLSGMKIEKKEFLGVESEGMFLSLEELGLEDKSLTILRLEEGRPGDSVVELLGLDSPVVEVELTANRGDCLSVVGLARELGAIFEKKITRPEVDESIQTGDDPFLKVKLNDNGCIRYTALLVDHVKIGESPLWMKKRLVAAGLRPINNVVDITNYVMLETGHPVHAFDVEKIGSTEIVVRKARNGEKLELLDGKTVELDNNDMLITNGETPLALAGVMGGEESGVYSTTKRVLLEVAVFDPVRIRKTARKLGISTDSSYRFERGIDYEDSIYVIRRLADLMKQLCSANVGSNIVDAGRVPELQHIKLRESYVSERLGGAVPPEKIGRILESLEFSVERTDDGWKVKPPAFRAYDTKLEIDLVEEIGRIYGYDRIVNELPRIFPISAGVPESLKRQKRLKDLMVANGFDEVVTYSFVNPEEIAKVNKGVDCIALRNPLSMDMAVLRPSLVYNLLAAASYNFRRQNRDIKLFEIASVFNPLEKQCETTALGFVATGRENPQDYSDKRVIDFFTIKGIIDEFFSLYGLTPAYKPSSAPWLERGKAVSVEIEGARAGFLGAVDPAIADSLYEIKSGEVFIAELNVTLIESMMKEFSGVKKISPFPRVFRDLSFLVPYSIDYGQLEKLITNTLEGTFFNEVRVSDLYEGKGIEHGYRSITVTLAFESFEKTLTDEEINSLIELVLKETEEIGVKLRG is encoded by the coding sequence ATGAGACTGTATCTCGAATGGCTTGGTGACTTCATTGATATAAGCGACAAATCCCCTGAGGAACTCGGCAATAGCTTATCGCTGAGCGGTACTGAAGTTGCAGGTGTTGAGTATCCCTGGAGTTATGTCGAGGGAGCATTGGTGGGAAGGATTGTTTCAACAGGTATTCACCCTGAGAGTGAAAGGCTTCAAATAACCGAGATTGACATCGGTGCTCGTAAGATAACTGTGGTTACAGCAGACTTGACTGTCAAGAAAGGCGAAACAGTCGCCGTGTTGCCTGAAGGCTCCTCTCTTTCAGGAATGAAGATCGAGAAAAAGGAGTTCCTTGGAGTTGAATCGGAAGGAATGTTTCTTTCTCTTGAGGAGTTAGGTCTGGAGGACAAATCACTTACTATATTGAGACTTGAAGAAGGTCGACCGGGGGATTCCGTGGTTGAACTGCTTGGGCTCGACTCGCCGGTGGTCGAAGTGGAATTGACGGCCAACCGGGGAGACTGTCTCTCTGTCGTTGGATTGGCGAGAGAACTAGGTGCGATCTTTGAAAAGAAGATCACGAGACCTGAAGTGGATGAGTCGATTCAGACCGGAGATGATCCTTTTCTGAAGGTGAAGCTGAACGACAATGGCTGTATCAGATACACGGCCCTTCTGGTGGACCATGTGAAAATCGGCGAGTCTCCTCTCTGGATGAAGAAGAGACTGGTTGCGGCAGGTCTCAGGCCGATAAACAACGTAGTGGATATAACGAATTACGTGATGCTTGAGACCGGTCATCCTGTTCACGCATTCGACGTGGAGAAGATTGGATCAACCGAAATAGTTGTTCGCAAGGCAAGAAACGGAGAAAAGCTGGAACTCCTCGACGGAAAAACCGTGGAGCTTGATAACAATGATATGCTGATCACAAATGGCGAAACCCCTCTAGCCCTTGCGGGAGTTATGGGTGGTGAGGAATCGGGAGTCTATTCAACTACGAAAAGAGTTCTGCTAGAGGTTGCCGTGTTTGATCCCGTGAGAATCCGAAAGACTGCAAGGAAGCTTGGGATCTCTACAGACAGTTCGTACAGATTTGAGAGAGGTATAGACTACGAAGATTCGATTTACGTGATAAGACGACTGGCCGATCTAATGAAGCAGCTCTGTAGCGCAAACGTAGGTTCGAACATCGTCGATGCCGGAAGGGTGCCCGAGCTTCAGCATATAAAGCTAAGAGAGTCGTACGTAAGTGAGAGACTTGGAGGAGCAGTTCCGCCAGAGAAGATCGGCAGAATACTTGAAAGCCTGGAGTTTTCAGTCGAGCGCACAGATGATGGCTGGAAGGTAAAACCACCTGCTTTTCGAGCATACGACACAAAACTGGAAATTGATCTTGTTGAAGAGATCGGCAGAATCTACGGCTACGACAGGATAGTAAACGAACTGCCCAGGATTTTCCCCATCTCGGCTGGCGTACCGGAGTCTTTGAAGAGGCAGAAGAGACTTAAGGATCTGATGGTCGCAAATGGTTTCGACGAGGTTGTCACATACAGTTTCGTAAATCCCGAAGAGATTGCAAAAGTAAACAAAGGAGTCGATTGCATCGCTTTGAGGAACCCGCTGTCGATGGATATGGCTGTCTTGAGGCCATCGCTAGTCTATAATCTCTTAGCTGCGGCATCCTACAATTTCAGAAGACAGAACAGAGATATCAAGCTTTTCGAGATAGCTTCGGTTTTCAATCCACTTGAGAAGCAGTGCGAAACAACTGCGTTAGGTTTTGTGGCTACAGGAAGAGAGAATCCACAGGATTATTCCGACAAGAGGGTAATCGACTTCTTCACTATCAAGGGAATAATCGACGAGTTCTTCTCACTTTACGGTTTAACTCCTGCGTACAAGCCTTCATCAGCCCCTTGGCTCGAAAGAGGGAAAGCAGTCTCTGTAGAGATTGAGGGTGCAAGAGCGGGCTTCCTTGGTGCTGTAGATCCAGCAATAGCCGATTCTCTTTACGAAATCAAAAGCGGTGAAGTGTTTATTGCAGAACTCAACGTAACCTTAATTGAAAGCATGATGAAAGAGTTTTCCGGAGTAAAGAAAATCTCTCCATTCCCAAGAGTCTTCAGAGATCTCTCGTTCCTTGTTCCTTACTCTATAGACTATGGGCAGCTTGAAAAGCTGATAACCAATACTCTAGAAGGAACCTTTTTCAACGAAGTAAGGGTTTCCGACCTGTATGAAGGAAAAGGCATTGAACATGGATACAGGAGCATAACAGTTACTCTAGCTTTTGAATCTTTCGAAAAGACCCTTACCGACGAAGAGATAAACTCTCTAATCGAGTTGGTTTTAAAAGAGACTGAAGAGATTGGTGTGAAGCTGCGTGGATAA